A region of Geobacillus sp. 46C-IIa DNA encodes the following proteins:
- a CDS encoding response regulator translates to MHKVMLVDDEMFVREGMKTLIDWEGCGYRICGEAGNGEQALREAARLRPDLIVTDIRMPGIDGLELIQRVSRSGQTGTKFIVVSGYNDFFYAQQSIKYGVCDFLLKPIDKREFEQSLSRMAEVLNQEKETRKKQQAEFLFYEWVTGKKRTSLREMGDWGVSSSILSGYAVIEINSKADMVHIAADAAYKTKIKEIYHRVVKQPIHFPIYEHGRQRYGLLFIGDGEEEIRHNLYRFSEQLVNVPLDVTIYVSAFSSPADRLQERIREAGEALRYKYVNDERIVFYEQVKEITLSYPSVDDGQCQTLVEYIEEARLEQLMTAMKDLFAQFRARRLSAEAVQTFVLYFVQKALQLVKRAGACEEQLTTLPRVLECQDYPFRLEELKKRVMDFAVECCWVVEEQRKPPSLCEIHKIKRYIEEHYAENISLKSIAKQFYMNPVYLGQLFKKTYGLYFKEFLLQLRIGEAKKLLRMTNLRIYEVAEKVGFGSVDYFVTQFEKMEGLTPSEYRKKSTRSIL, encoded by the coding sequence ATGCATAAAGTCATGTTGGTCGATGATGAAATGTTTGTACGGGAAGGCATGAAAACATTGATTGATTGGGAAGGATGCGGATATCGAATTTGTGGGGAGGCGGGTAATGGAGAGCAGGCGCTCCGTGAGGCAGCCAGGTTGCGTCCCGACCTTATCGTGACAGATATTCGGATGCCAGGAATTGACGGGCTTGAATTGATTCAGAGGGTATCCCGAAGCGGACAAACAGGAACGAAGTTTATTGTAGTGAGCGGATACAATGACTTTTTCTACGCGCAACAATCGATTAAATATGGGGTTTGCGACTTTTTATTAAAACCGATTGATAAAAGAGAGTTTGAACAGTCGTTATCAAGAATGGCGGAAGTATTGAATCAGGAGAAGGAAACGAGAAAGAAGCAGCAAGCTGAGTTTTTGTTTTATGAATGGGTTACAGGAAAAAAGAGGACAAGTCTCAGGGAAATGGGAGATTGGGGAGTCTCTTCATCTATACTTTCGGGTTATGCGGTCATCGAGATCAACAGCAAGGCCGATATGGTTCATATAGCTGCCGATGCCGCCTACAAAACTAAAATTAAGGAGATTTATCATCGCGTTGTCAAACAGCCGATTCATTTCCCAATCTATGAGCACGGAAGGCAGCGATACGGGCTGTTGTTTATTGGGGATGGCGAAGAGGAGATACGTCATAATCTATACCGGTTCTCTGAGCAACTCGTGAACGTTCCTCTTGATGTGACGATTTATGTTAGCGCTTTTTCGTCGCCTGCTGATCGTCTTCAAGAACGGATTCGGGAAGCAGGTGAAGCGTTGCGTTACAAATACGTCAACGACGAGAGAATCGTTTTTTATGAACAGGTAAAAGAAATCACGCTTTCTTATCCCAGCGTTGATGATGGACAATGCCAAACATTAGTGGAGTATATAGAAGAGGCGCGGCTGGAGCAGCTGATGACCGCCATGAAAGATCTGTTCGCCCAGTTTCGCGCCCGTCGCTTGTCTGCTGAGGCTGTGCAGACGTTTGTTCTTTATTTCGTACAGAAAGCGCTTCAGCTGGTCAAACGAGCAGGGGCGTGTGAGGAACAACTGACGACTTTGCCCCGAGTGCTAGAATGTCAAGACTATCCTTTCCGTTTGGAAGAATTGAAGAAAAGGGTGATGGATTTTGCGGTGGAATGTTGCTGGGTAGTGGAAGAACAAAGGAAGCCGCCTTCACTATGTGAAATTCATAAAATAAAGAGATATATTGAGGAGCATTATGCTGAAAACATCAGCCTAAAAAGCATCGCTAAACAATTTTATATGAACCCCGTTTATTTAGGCCAACTGTTCAAAAAAACATATGGTCTCTATTTTAAAGAGTTTTTGTTGCAGCTGCGCATTGGCGAGGCAAAGAAGCTTCTGCGGATGACGAATTTGCGCATCTATGAAGTGGCGGAGAAAGTAGGTTTTGGGAGCGTGGATTACTTTGTTACACAATTTGAAAAAATGGAAGGGCTTACACCTTCGGAATACCGAAAGAAATCAACGCGTTCCATATTATAG
- a CDS encoding sensor histidine kinase, whose translation MGLKNKLTFLYLFAVLIPTTITNGLFYYVVTNQVRTQKLHDASLVIEQLKKDFEQGIDQVVGISSLLYTDSRINEMLDRQYTSDAEYVQHYHDVFPEFNKYRYMHPFIRSIVFFTDNSTIIFSGSVQPITPQLQQAGWYRDIRSFPVLVRTGRSLSIVRKLDYFSFYNKTDRMVRIELEPMAIDHLLRNRAFPGEIYIVDRQGNIQYSTRGQNNVHKERKPPDRAEKGRIVISHRYKKAHYLHGWSIVGVVSKEKLVNNTRYFMAFIFSIAFVNFVVPTIILFLVSKPLHARVVNILTYMKKLERGKFETIHSELYDDEIGQLAKTFNRMSLTIKRLIQDVYIANIQKKEMELQKKQAQLNALQSQMNPHFLFNVLETIRMRSLMKHEDETAEMIEHMARILRKSISWGSDWVKVREEMDIVFRLLSIQRYRFGDKLQYKIDIDESVLEHAIPNMIILPFVENACKHGVESKAGQGNIDIQVRAEGPWLTFTIRDNGPGMSEQQLLQLWRSLNEEEEITEHVGVRNVYYRLKMYYGEHFKFQMYNDRGFVVFLSLPIERASSSNYVK comes from the coding sequence ATGGGGTTGAAAAATAAATTGACTTTTCTCTATTTGTTTGCTGTGTTGATTCCGACTACCATCACGAACGGATTGTTTTATTATGTGGTTACGAATCAAGTAAGAACACAGAAATTGCACGACGCTTCATTAGTAATAGAACAATTGAAAAAAGATTTCGAGCAAGGAATCGATCAAGTTGTTGGAATTTCCTCTTTGTTATATACGGACAGCCGAATTAACGAAATGCTCGATCGACAGTATACTTCGGATGCGGAATACGTCCAGCATTATCATGATGTATTTCCTGAATTTAACAAGTATCGTTATATGCATCCTTTCATTCGTTCCATCGTTTTTTTTACCGACAATTCGACTATTATCTTTTCCGGTTCCGTTCAGCCCATTACTCCTCAGCTCCAACAGGCCGGCTGGTACAGGGACATACGTTCATTTCCTGTCCTAGTTCGCACGGGGCGTTCGCTTAGTATTGTCCGAAAGTTGGATTATTTCTCCTTTTATAATAAGACAGACAGGATGGTTCGAATCGAATTAGAACCGATGGCTATCGATCATCTGCTTCGCAACAGGGCGTTTCCTGGAGAGATTTATATTGTTGATCGTCAAGGAAACATTCAATATTCGACTCGCGGGCAAAACAATGTTCATAAAGAGAGGAAGCCGCCTGACCGTGCCGAGAAAGGACGCATAGTTATATCCCACCGTTATAAAAAAGCCCATTACCTTCATGGATGGAGCATTGTTGGCGTCGTTTCCAAGGAAAAGCTGGTGAACAACACTCGTTATTTCATGGCTTTTATCTTTTCGATCGCTTTTGTGAATTTCGTTGTTCCTACCATCATTCTTTTTCTTGTCTCTAAACCATTGCACGCAAGAGTCGTCAATATTTTGACTTACATGAAAAAGCTGGAGAGGGGGAAATTTGAAACGATCCATTCAGAACTTTATGATGATGAAATCGGGCAATTAGCTAAGACGTTTAACCGTATGTCATTAACGATCAAGCGGCTCATTCAAGATGTTTATATAGCTAACATCCAAAAGAAAGAAATGGAACTGCAAAAAAAGCAGGCTCAATTAAATGCCTTGCAAAGTCAAATGAATCCTCATTTCCTTTTCAATGTGCTCGAAACGATTCGAATGAGAAGCCTCATGAAACATGAAGATGAAACTGCTGAGATGATCGAACATATGGCAAGAATTTTGCGGAAATCCATTTCATGGGGAAGTGACTGGGTAAAAGTAAGGGAGGAAATGGATATTGTTTTCCGGCTACTTTCCATCCAGCGCTATCGATTTGGGGATAAGCTTCAGTATAAGATCGACATCGATGAGTCTGTCCTAGAACATGCGATTCCGAATATGATCATCCTCCCGTTTGTTGAAAATGCATGTAAACATGGGGTGGAGTCCAAAGCAGGACAAGGAAACATTGATATACAAGTGCGTGCAGAAGGACCATGGTTAACGTTTACGATTCGCGATAACGGTCCGGGCATGAGTGAGCAGCAGTTGTTGCAGCTCTGGCGTTCTCTCAACGAAGAGGAGGAGATTACTGAGCATGTAGGAGTTAGAAACGTCTACTATCGCCTTAAAATGTATTACGGTGAGCATTTTAAGTTCCAAATGTACAATGACCGCGGATTCGTTGTTTTTCTCTCTCTCCCGATCGAGCGGGCTTCGTCAAGCAACTACGTGAAGTAG
- a CDS encoding ABC transporter substrate-binding protein: MCNGQLMIKGGRGVRTARKKTWGIVFLCLMMIVALAGCKESASVDNKGNPSAADDKKPFTFTYFNAGTSKKNIEANQTKIGKIFEEQTGVNVKMEFLVGDINTKIGTMIASGQYPDVLVPDIAIDKVLDAKAFIPLNDLIDKHAPNLKKLYGPYLEQLKAKDGNIYFLPFGVNHGYIPNPDIDQGAFWIQRRVLKESGYPKIKTLDEYFDLIAKYKEKHPETDGKPTIGFTALTYDWRFFVISNPPAHLAGYPNDGEVIVDMKTHEAKVYGNGEYTKRWLKKLNEINAAGLFDKEAFVANYDEYLAKIASGRVLGFFDYGWQVNQALNSLLQAGNDDLRYMPLPIVFDKNIKDQYIDPPSFASNRGIGITVSAKDPVRIIKYFDNMAKEENQKLMTWGIKGETYEVDEKGRFYRTPEQIKKTSDEQFREQFGFSYFEWYWPRGNGLFSDGNAWEPRRQPEVAQASYTEGDKQILAAYGAKVFSDLFAKPDERPWYPAWSAPIKQGSPAQIYQQKKQDLQRKYFPKLVLDPPSKFDKNWKEYVKEYNKLDIKAFEDEITKYVKMKVEQSKK; the protein is encoded by the coding sequence ATGTGCAATGGGCAACTGATGATTAAAGGGGGGAGAGGAGTGAGAACAGCGCGAAAAAAAACCTGGGGAATCGTCTTTCTTTGCCTGATGATGATCGTAGCATTAGCAGGCTGTAAAGAAAGCGCAAGTGTGGACAATAAGGGAAATCCCTCAGCAGCTGATGATAAGAAGCCATTTACCTTTACGTATTTTAACGCAGGAACATCAAAAAAGAACATCGAAGCCAATCAAACCAAAATCGGAAAAATATTTGAAGAGCAAACCGGTGTTAACGTCAAAATGGAATTTTTAGTGGGGGATATTAACACGAAAATTGGTACTATGATTGCTAGCGGGCAATATCCGGACGTATTGGTTCCCGATATTGCAATTGACAAAGTCCTTGATGCTAAGGCATTTATTCCTCTGAATGATCTGATTGATAAGCACGCTCCTAACTTGAAGAAATTATATGGTCCTTATTTGGAACAATTAAAGGCGAAAGACGGCAACATTTATTTCCTGCCATTTGGAGTCAATCACGGATATATTCCTAATCCTGACATTGATCAAGGGGCGTTTTGGATTCAAAGACGGGTGCTTAAAGAATCTGGCTATCCAAAGATTAAAACGTTGGATGAATACTTTGACTTGATTGCCAAGTATAAGGAGAAGCATCCGGAAACAGATGGGAAACCAACGATTGGATTTACTGCTTTAACTTACGACTGGCGGTTTTTCGTCATTTCTAACCCTCCTGCTCATTTGGCTGGATATCCGAATGACGGCGAAGTCATTGTCGACATGAAGACCCATGAGGCCAAGGTATATGGAAATGGGGAATATACGAAACGGTGGTTGAAAAAGCTGAATGAGATCAATGCAGCTGGGTTATTCGATAAGGAAGCGTTTGTTGCAAATTATGACGAATACTTGGCAAAAATCGCTTCTGGTCGTGTGTTAGGATTTTTTGATTACGGATGGCAAGTCAACCAAGCACTAAACTCACTGCTGCAAGCAGGAAATGATGACTTGCGTTACATGCCATTGCCAATCGTTTTTGACAAAAATATTAAGGATCAATATATTGATCCGCCGTCTTTCGCATCGAATCGCGGTATCGGGATTACAGTCAGCGCCAAAGATCCTGTTCGCATCATCAAATACTTCGATAATATGGCTAAAGAAGAAAATCAGAAGTTGATGACATGGGGAATTAAAGGGGAAACTTATGAAGTGGATGAGAAAGGGCGTTTCTATCGAACGCCAGAGCAGATCAAGAAGACGTCCGATGAACAGTTCCGTGAACAGTTTGGATTCTCGTATTTTGAGTGGTATTGGCCGCGCGGCAACGGGCTGTTCTCGGATGGGAATGCGTGGGAGCCTCGCCGGCAGCCGGAAGTTGCCCAAGCCAGCTATACAGAAGGAGATAAGCAAATCTTAGCGGCCTATGGGGCAAAAGTATTTTCTGATTTATTTGCCAAACCTGATGAGCGGCCTTGGTATCCGGCGTGGAGTGCGCCCATCAAACAAGGTTCCCCGGCTCAAATTTATCAGCAAAAGAAACAGGATTTACAGAGAAAGTATTTCCCGAAATTGGTGCTTGATCCGCCAAGTAAGTTCGATAAAAACTGGAAGGAATATGTGAAGGAATACAATAAATTGGATATTAAAGCATTTGAAGATGAAATTACAAAATATGTAAAAATGAAAGTTGAACAAAGTAAGAAATGA
- a CDS encoding sugar ABC transporter permease, with protein sequence MEIEKHIKTVTTAPVAVESNLSKPKSIWKKIVQQKTLIFMSFPFLIWLFIFKYLPLWGWTIAFQDYRPGLPFSEQEWVGWKHFRFLFQDEAFFRVLRNTLAMSIINLVLGFVTAITLAILLNELRNGKFKRIVQTISYMPHFLSWVVAASIISYALSLENGIVNIVLQKLNVIDEPILWLGVGEYFWGIIGVSEVWKNLGWNTIIYLAAIAMIDPEQYEAAEIDGASRLQRIFYITLPSLKPTIVILLIMNLGNILETGFEPQYLLGNPMNLDYSENLDIFVLKYGIAMGNFALATAAGIFKTVVSFIFLFSANYIAKRLGQARLF encoded by the coding sequence GTGGAGATCGAAAAGCATATAAAAACCGTCACAACGGCTCCCGTTGCAGTGGAATCCAACTTATCTAAACCGAAAAGCATCTGGAAAAAAATAGTCCAGCAAAAAACCTTGATTTTTATGAGTTTTCCGTTTTTAATTTGGTTATTTATTTTTAAATATTTGCCGTTGTGGGGGTGGACCATTGCTTTCCAAGATTATCGCCCCGGCTTGCCGTTCAGTGAACAGGAATGGGTCGGATGGAAGCACTTTCGTTTTCTTTTTCAAGATGAGGCTTTTTTTCGAGTATTGCGAAATACGTTAGCGATGAGCATCATAAACCTCGTTCTGGGATTTGTGACGGCTATTACGTTAGCGATTTTATTAAATGAGTTGCGCAATGGAAAATTTAAGCGAATTGTTCAAACGATTAGCTATATGCCGCACTTTTTATCGTGGGTCGTTGCGGCAAGCATCATTTCCTACGCTTTGTCATTGGAAAATGGCATTGTCAACATTGTTTTGCAAAAACTGAATGTTATTGACGAACCGATTCTGTGGCTAGGGGTTGGGGAGTATTTCTGGGGAATCATCGGCGTCTCAGAAGTGTGGAAAAACCTAGGGTGGAACACAATTATTTATTTAGCGGCGATCGCCATGATTGATCCAGAACAGTATGAGGCGGCAGAAATCGACGGGGCTTCTCGCTTGCAACGCATTTTTTATATTACACTTCCTTCTTTAAAGCCTACGATTGTCATTTTGTTGATTATGAATTTAGGGAATATTTTGGAGACCGGGTTTGAGCCCCAATATTTGTTAGGGAATCCGATGAACCTCGATTATTCAGAAAACCTTGACATCTTTGTGCTGAAGTATGGTATCGCTATGGGGAATTTTGCTTTGGCTACCGCTGCTGGGATTTTTAAAACCGTTGTCAGTTTTATCTTTCTGTTTAGCGCAAATTATATTGCTAAACGTTTGGGACAGGCTAGATTGTTTTAA
- a CDS encoding carbohydrate ABC transporter permease — MFFDFCNYSLMLILCVVMLYPMLNTLAISLNDANDAIRGGIYLWPREFTLYNYEYVLKENTLLNALLISVLRTVLGTAISVFCTAMVAYVISRPEFVFRKFVTIVFILTMYFNGGLIPTYLLMRDLHLIGTFWVYIIPGIIGVFNLIVIRSFIEGLPNSLIESARIDGAGEFRIFLQIVLPLSLPVLATVSLFVAVYQWNSWFDVFLYNSSNPNLSTLQYELMKILQNTNATMSGKTAADAFANAHADANTVTPSSIRATMTIIASVPIILVYPFLQKYFIKGLTLGGVKGE; from the coding sequence ATGTTTTTTGATTTTTGCAACTATAGTCTGATGCTCATTCTTTGTGTCGTTATGCTTTATCCGATGTTGAATACGTTGGCCATTTCCCTAAACGATGCCAATGACGCGATTCGTGGGGGGATTTATCTTTGGCCTCGGGAGTTTACCCTTTACAACTACGAATATGTGTTAAAGGAGAATACGCTACTTAATGCGTTGCTTATTTCGGTTTTAAGGACCGTTTTAGGCACGGCCATCTCTGTTTTCTGTACAGCGATGGTGGCTTATGTCATCAGCCGGCCGGAATTTGTTTTTCGTAAGTTTGTCACGATTGTTTTTATCTTGACCATGTATTTTAATGGAGGGTTAATTCCTACTTATTTGCTGATGAGGGATCTCCATCTAATCGGGACGTTTTGGGTATATATTATTCCAGGCATTATTGGGGTCTTTAATTTGATTGTGATTCGTTCGTTTATTGAAGGCTTGCCGAACAGTCTGATCGAATCGGCACGGATTGATGGAGCAGGGGAATTTCGGATATTTCTTCAGATTGTATTGCCCCTTTCCTTGCCTGTATTGGCCACAGTTTCCTTGTTTGTGGCTGTGTATCAATGGAACTCTTGGTTTGATGTTTTTCTCTATAATTCTTCAAACCCCAATTTAAGCACCTTGCAATATGAATTAATGAAGATTTTGCAAAACACGAATGCAACGATGTCTGGAAAAACAGCGGCTGATGCATTTGCGAATGCTCATGCGGATGCCAACACTGTTACTCCATCATCCATTCGGGCAACAATGACCATTATCGCCAGTGTTCCGATCATCCTTGTCTATCCGTTTTTGCAAAAATACTTTATTAAAGGATTGACACTGGGAGGAGTAAAGGGGGAATAA
- a CDS encoding glycoside hydrolase family 43 protein has translation MLKIKNPILTGFHPDPSICRVGDDYYIAVSTFEWFPGVRIYHSKDLKNWRLVARPLNRLSQLNMMGNPDSGGIWAPHLSYSDGKFWLIYTDVKVVEGQWKDGHNYLATCDTIDGEWSEPIYLNSSGFDPSLFHDEDGKKYLVNMYWDHRVGHHPFYGIVLQEYSVEQKKLIGEPRIIFKGTDLRITEGPHLYKINGYYYLLTAEGGTRYNHAATIARSTSLYGPYEVHPDNPLLTSWPYPHNPLQKAGHASIVHTHTDEWFLVHLTGRPLPREGQPLLEHRGYCPLGRETAIQRLEWKDGWPYVVGGNGPSLEIDGPSVEEVPWERDYDEKDDFDGDTLNHHFQTLRIPLGQDIATLKARPGHLRLYGRESLTSRFTQAFVARRWQHFTFVAETKVAFRPTTFQQSAGLVNYYNTQNWTTLQLTWHEEKGRILELMVCDHLVVDQPLRGQEIVVPDDVEYVYLRVNVQTITYKYAYSFDGVDWKEIPVTFESYKLSDDYIKSRAAFTGAFVGMHCRDGSGQNNYADFDYFLYKEL, from the coding sequence GTGTTGAAAATCAAAAACCCCATTTTAACCGGCTTTCATCCCGACCCGTCCATTTGCCGGGTGGGCGATGACTATTACATTGCCGTTTCGACGTTCGAATGGTTCCCGGGTGTGAGAATTTACCATTCGAAAGATTTAAAAAATTGGCGTTTAGTAGCGCGTCCGTTAAACCGGTTAAGCCAATTGAATATGATGGGAAATCCAGATTCTGGAGGGATTTGGGCTCCGCACTTGTCGTATAGCGACGGGAAATTTTGGCTTATTTATACGGATGTGAAAGTCGTTGAAGGACAGTGGAAAGATGGTCATAACTATCTCGCGACGTGTGATACGATCGATGGCGAATGGTCGGAGCCGATTTATTTAAATAGCTCTGGGTTTGACCCGTCTCTCTTTCACGATGAGGATGGAAAAAAATACTTGGTGAACATGTATTGGGATCATCGGGTCGGCCACCACCCGTTCTATGGCATTGTACTTCAAGAATACAGTGTGGAACAGAAAAAATTGATTGGTGAGCCGAGGATCATTTTCAAAGGAACGGATCTACGAATTACAGAAGGGCCTCATTTGTATAAAATCAATGGGTATTATTATTTGTTGACGGCAGAAGGAGGGACGCGGTACAACCATGCGGCAACAATTGCCCGGTCAACCTCTCTCTATGGGCCATATGAGGTGCATCCGGACAATCCGTTGCTTACGTCTTGGCCTTATCCGCACAACCCGTTGCAAAAGGCTGGTCATGCTTCGATTGTCCATACTCATACGGATGAATGGTTTCTCGTGCACTTAACCGGGCGTCCGTTGCCAAGGGAAGGACAGCCGCTGCTTGAACACCGCGGCTATTGCCCGCTCGGACGTGAAACAGCGATTCAGCGGCTTGAATGGAAAGACGGGTGGCCTTATGTAGTTGGAGGAAACGGGCCTTCGTTAGAAATCGATGGGCCGAGCGTTGAGGAAGTTCCATGGGAAAGAGATTACGATGAAAAAGATGATTTTGATGGCGATACATTAAACCACCATTTTCAAACATTACGAATTCCTCTAGGGCAAGACATCGCCACCTTAAAAGCTCGTCCGGGACATTTGCGGCTATACGGCAGAGAATCGCTTACTTCCCGGTTCACACAGGCGTTTGTCGCTAGACGATGGCAGCATTTTACCTTTGTTGCGGAAACGAAAGTCGCGTTTCGTCCGACGACTTTCCAACAATCGGCTGGGCTCGTGAACTACTATAATACGCAAAACTGGACAACGTTGCAATTGACATGGCATGAGGAAAAAGGACGGATCCTCGAGTTAATGGTGTGCGACCATCTTGTTGTTGATCAGCCGTTGCGCGGCCAAGAAATTGTCGTCCCTGATGATGTGGAGTATGTGTATTTGCGGGTGAATGTACAAACGATCACGTACAAATATGCGTACTCTTTCGACGGGGTGGATTGGAAGGAGATTCCCGTCACCTTTGAATCCTATAAACTATCAGACGACTATATCAAAAGCCGCGCTGCGTTTACTGGGGCGTTTGTCGGCATGCATTGCCGGGACGGTTCAGGACAAAACAACTACGCGGATTTTGACTACTTTTTGTACAAAGAATTATAG
- the xylA gene encoding xylose isomerase codes for MAYFPNIGKIAYEGPESRNPFAFKFYNPEEKVGDKTMEEHLRFSVAYWHTFTGDGSDPFGVGNMIRPWDKYSGMDLAKARVEAAFELFEKLNVPFFCFHDVDIAPEGETLSETYKNLDEIVDMIEEYMKTSKTKLLWNTANLFSHPRFVHGAATSCNADVFAYAAAKVKKGLEIAKRLGAENYVFWGGREGYETLLNTDMKLELDNLARFLRMAVDYAKEIGFDGQFLIEPKPKEPTKHQYDFDVATALAFLQTYGLKDDFKFNIEANHATLAGHTFEHELRVARIHGMLGSVDANQGDMLLGWDTDEFPTDLYTTTLAMYEILQNGGLGRGGLNFDAKVRRGSFEPEDLFYAHIAGMDSFAIGLKVAHRLLEDRVFEQFIEERYKSYTEGIGREIVEGTADFHRLEQYALQLGEIRNTSGRLERLKTLLNQYLLEVSVPSVSRS; via the coding sequence ATGGCTTATTTTCCGAATATCGGCAAGATTGCGTATGAAGGTCCGGAGTCGCGCAATCCGTTCGCGTTTAAGTTTTATAATCCAGAAGAAAAAGTCGGCGATAAAACGATGGAAGAACATTTGCGTTTTTCGGTGGCGTATTGGCATACGTTTACGGGGGATGGATCGGATCCGTTTGGCGTCGGCAATATGATTCGCCCATGGGACAAATATAGCGGCATGGATCTAGCAAAGGCGCGCGTCGAGGCGGCGTTTGAACTGTTTGAAAAGCTGAACGTTCCATTTTTCTGCTTCCATGACGTCGACATCGCGCCGGAAGGGGAAACGCTCAGCGAGACGTATAAAAACCTAGATGAAATTGTTGATATGATTGAAGAATACATGAAAACAAGCAAAACGAAGCTGCTGTGGAATACGGCGAACTTGTTCAGCCACCCGCGCTTCGTTCACGGGGCGGCGACATCGTGCAACGCTGACGTGTTCGCCTATGCGGCGGCGAAAGTGAAAAAAGGGCTGGAGATCGCCAAACGGCTCGGAGCGGAAAACTACGTGTTCTGGGGTGGACGGGAAGGATACGAGACGCTCTTGAACACGGACATGAAGCTAGAGCTTGACAATTTGGCCCGCTTCTTGCGTATGGCAGTCGACTATGCGAAAGAAATCGGTTTTGACGGCCAGTTTTTGATCGAGCCGAAGCCGAAAGAGCCGACGAAGCATCAATACGATTTTGATGTGGCCACGGCGCTGGCATTCTTGCAAACGTACGGGCTCAAGGATGATTTCAAATTCAACATCGAAGCGAACCATGCGACGTTGGCTGGCCATACGTTTGAACATGAGCTGCGCGTCGCCCGCATCCACGGTATGCTCGGTTCGGTCGATGCGAACCAAGGCGATATGTTGCTTGGCTGGGATACAGATGAATTCCCGACCGATTTGTATACGACGACGTTGGCGATGTATGAAATTTTGCAAAACGGCGGCCTTGGGCGCGGCGGCTTGAACTTTGATGCGAAAGTGCGGAGAGGCTCGTTCGAACCGGAAGACTTGTTCTACGCTCATATCGCGGGGATGGACAGCTTTGCGATCGGCTTGAAAGTCGCCCATCGCTTGCTGGAAGACCGCGTGTTTGAACAATTCATCGAAGAACGGTACAAAAGCTATACAGAAGGCATCGGCCGCGAAATTGTCGAAGGAACGGCGGATTTCCACAGGCTGGAGCAATACGCGCTGCAGCTTGGCGAGATTCGCAATACGTCCGGCCGTCTCGAACGCTTGAAAACGCTGCTGAATCAATATTTGTTGGAAGTCAGCGTGCCGAGTGTATCTCGTTCGTGA